A region from the Brassica napus cultivar Da-Ae chromosome C8, Da-Ae, whole genome shotgun sequence genome encodes:
- the LOC106454027 gene encoding uncharacterized protein LOC106454027 — MMRMKRIDTGPYVICAIISSKVLRIQYMTIESPLDLWNALKHRYDHQKMVLLPKARHDWMHLRFMDFKSVDEYNSALFKIVSILRLCGEEVSDVMMLEKTYTTFNQSNSVLQQHGARPVGTAPLPEAHDVERKDPKETNYAQDNRKPYGQGRGGYRGRRRDNHNGRGSYSTGRSGNHNNRGRGSNYGRGRGSYGRGRGGISKPSYTSKSLCHRCGMDNHWAKNCRTPKHLCELYQESIKNKNPEANMIQENGQDDKGYDADNESDRDSKDDQMDFETSDCLKD; from the exons atgatgagaatgaaaagaatagATACAGGGCCATATGTTAtatgcgccatcatctcatCGAAGGTCTTAAGGATTCAGTACATGACAATTGAGAGTCCACTCGATCTTTGGAATGCTTTAAAGCACAGATACGATCACCAAAagatggtgttgcttccaaaggcaagACACGACTGGATGCATCTCAGGTTCATGGACTTTAAGTCTGTGGACGAGTATAATTCAGCCTTGTTCAAAATCGTCTCCATACTAAGGCTATGTGGTGAAGAAGTGTCCGATGTGatgatgcttgaaaagacctaTACGACTTTCAACCAGTCGAATTCTGTGTTGCAACAGCA TGGAGCAAGGCCGGTCGGGACAGCACCATTACCCGAAGCCCATGATGTGGAAAGGAAAGATCCCAAAGAAACCAACTACGCCCAAGACAACAGGAAACCATACGGTCAAGGCCGTGGTGGGTACAGGGGTCGTAGGCGTGACAATCATAACGGTAGAGGTAGCTACTCAACCGGCCGAAgtggaaaccacaataaccgtggtcgtggttccaattacggtCGGGGTCGAGGGAGTTATGGCCGTGGacgaggtggcatatccaaaccatcttacacgtccaaGTCCTTATGTCACAGATGCGGGATGGacaaccattgggccaagaactgtAGAACTCCAAAGCACTTGTGCgaactctatcaagagagtatcaagaacaagaacccggaggcaaaTATGATCCAAGAGAACGGTCAAGATGACAAGGGatatgatgctgacaatgaatcCGACAGGGATAGCAAAGATGACCAGATGGATTTTGAGACGTCCGACTGTCTAAAGGACTAG